TGCATTGCAGTTATAACCGTAAGCCTTTGGACTACTGCTCGCTAAATATCGCCCCAGAACTCACGCAGCACCTGCCTGATAAAACCAGCCTTATAAAGATCACGCCGATTGTGTCTTCTATCATCGATGATTTTCGCGATCGTGGGATAAATGTTGCGGAAACAGAACAAGATCAAAGACTCGTTCAGGTACTGCTTGACCAACTTGCGCAGCGTGAGGTTGAACACCACTTCTTGCCTTCAACCGACAATAAGTACCTCGCGCCTATATTGGCTTCTGTTGAAGAAAACCCAACCGACGAAGTGACGCTGAAAGATTGGGCTGAGCGTGTTCACACCACGGAAAGAACTCTTTCTCGCCACTGCCAGACGGAGCTCGGAATGAGCTTTACAGAGTGGCGGCTACGAGTGCGCTACCTTTACTCGATGGACTTGTTAAGAAACGGCCAATCGGTTAAGGAAGTCGCTCTTACATTGGGTTACAACCAAGCAAGCCCATTTATCACAATGTTTAAACGTTACGCGAACCAAACGCCAGAGCAGTATAAAAACCGTTTGTTGTGATTTGTTCTTGCTCCGTTTCTTGTTTGCCCTTAATACCCCGTCAATTCCATATAGCCAGGTCCGGAATGAGAACCTTTAATTATGATTGGCCCTTCCCAATAGGGTACAGACAGTGGCATTTTTGCTTCTGGATTGAGTGCCGAGACGGTCAGTTCGATTTGTTGAGTTGGAATCGAAACTTGCCATTCTGTTGGATAATCGCGTCCGTCGATTTCTGTTTGCTTGATAGCGGTTAAGCGGATGTCTTGCTGCTTAATCGCGATGCCAGAGCCATTTTGTTTCATCAGCCTTGCATGGGAATAACTGGCTTTGCCTGTTGTTGAGTTTCGAAGTTGAAATACCACCAAGCTGGTTTCATCACTCAGCCTTAGCGCAAACCAATCCCAACCTTGTTGCGAGTCGAGTAAAAACTGAGAGCTCCATTCTCTGTCTATCCAACCTTTACCGGAAACCTGATGCGTCACGCCATCAATCGTCACGTTACCCGATACATTAATGAATGGTTGGCTGTAGTAATAGGAAGCCACTTTGCCATCGCTACTTTTAGTGCTGTAGCCTTGTTCGCCTTGCTTTTGATAGGGCGCGTTGTTGGTTAACTTAAGCGAGTAGCCAAACTGATCGGAATTAGCGTTCAAGGTTGCGGGGAATAGATCATCGCTTGATGAGTTCCATTGCCAGTCATCAAGATAGACACGAAATGGTGAAGCGGTTACTCCTGCCAGTTCTGTTTGGTCGCGAGACCATTTTTCATCGGCGTAGTGTTTATCTTTAGTGGTGACGGCGCTGTGTGCCATGTAGATTTGCTGACTTTGCCACGTAGTTTTCTTAGTGCTATTGCCACTTTCCTGTGGTGCAGCCGCGAAGCGGAACTGTGTCCACTGCACGCCTAACGCATTGCCGTCTTCATCAATTAAGTTAGCGGTTAAATACCACCATTCATGACGAAAGCTTGGGTGTGCTTGGTGGTCGGCAGGGAAGGTGATGTCGACACCTTTTACTACTGGTGTGAATTGCTCAGTCTCTTTTTGTGTTTCATTATCGGCTTGTGTTCCAGTGCCGAGTATCGAACCCATATTTTGAGCTGATGGTTGCGTGGACTCCTCACACCCTAAAAGGAGCAAGATGCCAAGTGTGAGAACGAAAGCTCTTGTTGGTCGAGTCATCACAACACCTCACTCTGTAAACTGGATACCACGGGTTTACTGACCAAACGCCACAGCGGAATCAAGGTCGCTATCACAGCCACTAAAATGGTGATGGCTGCGATGCTGAGTGCATCACTCCAATTCCACACGTAATTTAAGCTCCAACCAAAGGCGCGCAGGGTAACGATGTCCGTCAACACATAACCGACCATAGCGCCGAGTGGTAAAGCGATAACCAGAGTGAAGGCGACCAACACAACGATTTGCCCGACCACCATCGCCATCAATTTTCGCTGACTAACACCGAG
The nucleotide sequence above comes from Vibrio atlanticus. Encoded proteins:
- a CDS encoding AraC family transcriptional regulator, whose translation is MKKHSRNLHPSLSIDKAPSNVFMNFEAFLSNTETRVHSHSWGQVQLISGGILEMEAESTRFLAPPHLAIWVPAGVMHCSYNRKPLDYCSLNIAPELTQHLPDKTSLIKITPIVSSIIDDFRDRGINVAETEQDQRLVQVLLDQLAQREVEHHFLPSTDNKYLAPILASVEENPTDEVTLKDWAERVHTTERTLSRHCQTELGMSFTEWRLRVRYLYSMDLLRNGQSVKEVALTLGYNQASPFITMFKRYANQTPEQYKNRLL
- a CDS encoding lipocalin-like domain-containing protein → MTRPTRAFVLTLGILLLLGCEESTQPSAQNMGSILGTGTQADNETQKETEQFTPVVKGVDITFPADHQAHPSFRHEWWYLTANLIDEDGNALGVQWTQFRFAAAPQESGNSTKKTTWQSQQIYMAHSAVTTKDKHYADEKWSRDQTELAGVTASPFRVYLDDWQWNSSSDDLFPATLNANSDQFGYSLKLTNNAPYQKQGEQGYSTKSSDGKVASYYYSQPFINVSGNVTIDGVTHQVSGKGWIDREWSSQFLLDSQQGWDWFALRLSDETSLVVFQLRNSTTGKASYSHARLMKQNGSGIAIKQQDIRLTAIKQTEIDGRDYPTEWQVSIPTQQIELTVSALNPEAKMPLSVPYWEGPIIIKGSHSGPGYMELTGY